A window of the Candidatus Jettenia caeni genome harbors these coding sequences:
- a CDS encoding metallo cofactor biosynthesis protein produces the protein MIGISKLYCGTVEPSDALRYGRESKKLPSHLLQFSQDKKPVVVWNVGQRCNLKCIHCYSQSKDIEYPNELSTQEAKAMLDDIANYGAPVILFSGGEPLMRPDLLELIGYAKERGLRAVISTNGTLITREKANELKKFGLSYVGISLDGLKVTNDRFRGIPGAFDAALEGIRNCMSVGIKVGLRFTINKRNAHDIPGIFQLIEEENIPRVCFYHLVYSGRGSNLIEEDLSHKETRDVVDLIINKTKEAHDKGKKIEVLTVDNHADGPYIYLRLLRENSHRAKDVLELLQWNEGNSSGKGLACISWDGEVYADQFWRQYSFGNIRKRKFSDIWEDTSNELMAKLKNKNPYIKGRCAKCKWLNICSGNFRARAEAYYGDIWEQDPACYLTDEEIGLKAELPKKVRQKVAI, from the coding sequence ATGATTGGCATATCAAAGCTGTATTGCGGCACCGTGGAACCCTCTGATGCGCTACGATATGGTAGAGAATCTAAGAAACTACCATCGCATTTATTACAATTCTCTCAGGATAAAAAACCCGTTGTGGTGTGGAACGTTGGACAGCGTTGTAACCTGAAATGCATTCATTGCTATTCTCAATCAAAGGATATTGAATATCCTAATGAATTATCAACACAAGAGGCAAAGGCCATGCTGGATGATATTGCAAATTATGGAGCTCCCGTAATCTTATTCTCCGGAGGAGAGCCTCTTATGAGACCTGATCTTCTTGAATTAATCGGTTATGCAAAAGAGAGAGGCTTGCGCGCGGTTATTAGTACGAATGGTACATTAATTACCAGAGAGAAGGCAAATGAATTAAAAAAATTTGGACTCTCTTATGTTGGAATTAGTCTGGATGGTCTTAAAGTTACCAACGACCGTTTTCGTGGTATTCCGGGTGCATTTGACGCCGCATTGGAAGGTATTCGGAATTGTATGTCAGTAGGCATTAAAGTCGGTTTGCGTTTTACCATTAATAAAAGGAATGCCCATGATATCCCCGGTATTTTTCAGCTTATTGAAGAAGAAAATATCCCAAGAGTGTGTTTCTATCACCTTGTCTATTCAGGCAGAGGGTCTAATTTAATTGAGGAAGACCTTTCTCATAAAGAGACACGGGATGTTGTTGATCTTATTATCAACAAAACCAAAGAAGCGCATGATAAAGGCAAAAAAATTGAAGTGCTTACTGTAGATAATCATGCCGATGGCCCATATATATATCTACGATTATTGAGGGAGAATTCTCATAGGGCAAAAGACGTGCTAGAGCTCCTCCAGTGGAATGAGGGGAACAGTTCTGGTAAAGGGCTTGCCTGCATAAGTTGGGATGGCGAGGTATATGCTGACCAATTCTGGAGACAATATTCTTTCGGAAATATCAGAAAAAGGAAGTTTAGCGATATATGGGAGGATACTTCCAATGAGTTAATGGCTAAACTTAAGAACAAAAATCCTTATATCAAAGGACGCTGTGCAAAGTGTAAATGGCTTAATATCTGTAGTGGGAATTTTAGAGCAAGAGCTGAGGCATACTATGGTGATATATGGGAACAAGACCCTGCTTGCTATCTCACTGATGAAGAAATAGGTCTTAAAGCTGAATTACCGAAGAAGGTAAGGCAAAAAGTAGCTATTTAA
- a CDS encoding 3-oxoacyl-(acyl-carrier-protein) synthase yields MVTRRAVITGLGILAPNGNGKDEYWDALIHGRSGIRKIVSFDPSPFSTQIAGEVKNFDPCDYFDPKLVKRSGRFTHFGVATAKMAVADSGINLNRENRDRFGVCFGSTIGAENDIYEGQHKKFLDSGPKAVSRFTAPEFTPHVTTGYICSELNIAGPNSTLCSGCSTGLDVVNWGYNMVKQGTVDVAIVGSADAPIFPFAMATFCALGILSKRNEEPEVASRPYDKDRDGMVLSEGGAAIVIEELNHAVNRGADIYAEIISYASASDGQDVVRVDANGLGLVTALEQALNSGKIRKEEIDYICAHGNAIPSYDVSETNAFKSFFGEHAYKIPISSIKSMTGQAYAAGGSFQVVATSLIIKNGIISPTINLDVPDSLCDLDYVPHHARYFNMDTALINSHSVGGTHAVLVLRKYL; encoded by the coding sequence ATGGTTACGAGGCGCGCTGTTATTACTGGCTTGGGAATATTGGCACCAAATGGGAATGGGAAAGATGAGTACTGGGATGCGCTTATTCATGGAAGGTCAGGTATAAGAAAGATCGTTTCTTTTGATCCCTCTCCTTTCAGTACACAAATCGCTGGTGAGGTAAAAAATTTTGATCCTTGCGATTATTTTGATCCAAAATTGGTCAAAAGAAGTGGAAGATTCACTCACTTTGGTGTTGCAACAGCAAAGATGGCAGTAGCAGATTCCGGCATTAATTTAAACAGAGAGAATCGAGATAGATTCGGGGTATGTTTTGGATCAACGATAGGGGCTGAGAATGATATATATGAGGGTCAACATAAGAAATTCTTAGACTCTGGCCCAAAGGCTGTTAGCCGCTTTACTGCTCCTGAATTTACACCTCATGTAACAACTGGTTATATATGTTCGGAATTAAATATTGCCGGGCCTAATTCTACATTGTGTTCAGGATGTTCAACCGGACTTGATGTTGTAAATTGGGGTTATAATATGGTAAAACAAGGAACAGTAGATGTGGCAATTGTAGGAAGTGCAGATGCCCCAATCTTTCCTTTTGCCATGGCAACTTTCTGTGCTTTGGGAATTCTTTCAAAAAGAAATGAAGAACCTGAGGTGGCCTCACGACCATATGATAAGGATCGTGATGGTATGGTACTTAGTGAGGGTGGCGCAGCAATAGTGATTGAGGAATTGAATCATGCTGTAAACAGAGGTGCAGATATATATGCTGAGATTATATCCTATGCATCTGCAAGTGATGGGCAAGATGTTGTTCGGGTTGATGCTAATGGGCTAGGATTAGTCACCGCATTGGAACAAGCATTGAATTCCGGAAAGATTAGAAAAGAAGAGATAGACTATATTTGTGCTCACGGAAACGCCATTCCTAGTTATGATGTGTCAGAAACAAATGCCTTTAAGTCGTTTTTCGGGGAACATGCATATAAAATTCCGATAAGTTCCATTAAATCCATGACTGGTCAGGCTTATGCTGCCGGAGGTAGTTTTCAAGTAGTAGCAACGAGTCTCATTATAAAAAATGGAATTATTTCTCCTACAATTAATTTAGATGTGCCAGATTCCCTTTGTGATCTAGACTATGTTCCGCACCATGCCAGATATTTCAACATGGATACAGCATTAATAAATAGCCATAGTGTCGGTGGTACACATGCCGTGCTCGTATTAAGAAAATATTTATAG
- a CDS encoding two-component response regulator, with the protein MEQKTKSANILVIDDDLGVRESLKMTLKDRYSVFTLSSVNEALNNLKSIKPEMIFLDIRMPKSNGLDFLKQMQSINSTIPIVMITAYPSSQTAITALRNGAFDYIIKPFNLSEIHAAVDKALNYRNELSKKDMLVYNLKMAVHKNFFSTAHALLLAIDAKDSYTATHSKNVSWLFSLVADELGMSKSKIEVLRYGAFLHDIGKIGVSDTVLMKPNYLTADEFLLMKRHPEIGYNILEPINFLKESLPIVRHHHEWYNGQGYPDGLKETEIPYEAAIFSIIDVYDALTSDRHYRKKFSHEKALEIITEGINTQFVPNLTEEVLTIIDKYYEISNENKQIDEFSEPGDNVQ; encoded by the coding sequence ATGGAACAAAAAACTAAATCAGCAAATATACTGGTAATCGATGATGATCTTGGTGTAAGAGAATCATTAAAAATGACTCTAAAAGACAGGTATTCCGTTTTTACATTATCAAGTGTTAATGAAGCACTGAATAATCTAAAAAGTATTAAACCAGAAATGATATTCCTTGATATACGAATGCCAAAGTCAAATGGCTTAGATTTTCTTAAGCAAATGCAATCTATTAATTCTACAATCCCAATAGTTATGATTACAGCATACCCTTCCTCACAAACTGCGATCACTGCTTTACGAAATGGCGCATTTGATTATATTATAAAACCCTTCAATCTTTCCGAAATACATGCAGCGGTAGATAAGGCTCTTAACTACCGTAATGAATTATCAAAAAAGGATATGCTGGTATACAATCTGAAGATGGCTGTTCATAAGAATTTCTTTTCAACTGCACATGCTCTTTTACTTGCGATAGATGCTAAAGATTCTTATACAGCAACTCACTCGAAGAATGTATCCTGGCTATTTTCTTTAGTGGCCGACGAACTTGGCATGAGTAAATCAAAAATTGAAGTTTTGCGGTATGGCGCATTCCTTCACGATATAGGAAAGATTGGTGTAAGTGATACAGTACTTATGAAACCAAACTATCTTACTGCGGATGAATTTCTTTTAATGAAGCGACATCCTGAGATCGGTTATAATATTCTTGAGCCTATAAATTTTTTAAAAGAAAGCTTGCCAATTGTGCGTCATCATCACGAATGGTATAACGGTCAGGGTTATCCTGATGGCCTGAAGGAAACAGAAATTCCTTATGAGGCTGCCATTTTCTCTATAATAGATGTTTACGATGCCTTAACTTCTGACAGGCATTACCGTAAAAAATTTTCTCATGAAAAGGCGCTCGAAATTATCACGGAAGGGATAAATACTCAGTTTGTACCTAATCTGACCGAAGAGGTTCTTACTATCATTGATAAGTACTATGAGATTAGCAATGAGAATAAGCAGATTGATGAATTTTCAGAACCAGGCGATAATGTACAATAA
- a CDS encoding hydroxylamine oxidoreductase: MRSILVIIAASIIFSISDDTVEAKGLDKGVGPYGEFWKPIPTQRYWAPDYFYTPPEEPKGVYSEEECVACHKALNPGLVKAWEESNHANFDKIDKIQNYQNIDSRLAPVTNPPYAPIGKLQDYQREKLAEIEKHLGKKLTAVGCIDCHGKIGAEKLDHAKELVMPSAAHCGECHKQEFEEFESEKHYGIPDWKPGRESHAKAYDANLDVDVWAAQDKNIVQGCDMCHNIQHKCDSCHTRHAFRASEARRPEACQTCHNGPDHPDIEYYRDSKHGSIYFIEGNSWDWNKQLKDANYISPTCQSCHMYYKGQYSHNMVRKAIMGEGDVLFYDNIFKGIKPTDYIKNSKELQSRREAWIEVCVQCHSQRFSRDYLDSMDKASDSIFHYVSDAYATIKSLYEEEILYPMPENRPKAPAPVIEKYPDLLGGFYGEFWAKGGNPSRIEKDFLYMWENDAFLVRKGLAHMNPNGFTYISWSNLLKKYVDIQSEANTLRRLAALEKKTKLRSKKIREKK; encoded by the coding sequence ATGAGAAGTATTTTAGTAATTATCGCAGCATCAATAATTTTTAGTATTTCAGATGATACAGTAGAGGCTAAAGGGCTGGATAAAGGAGTAGGGCCATACGGAGAGTTCTGGAAGCCGATTCCTACTCAAAGATACTGGGCCCCGGACTATTTCTATACACCGCCGGAAGAGCCAAAAGGTGTTTATAGCGAAGAGGAATGTGTGGCCTGTCATAAAGCATTAAATCCGGGTTTAGTAAAGGCATGGGAGGAAAGTAATCATGCAAATTTTGATAAGATCGATAAGATACAGAATTATCAGAATATTGATAGCCGCCTGGCTCCAGTAACCAATCCTCCGTATGCGCCTATTGGCAAACTTCAGGATTACCAGAGAGAGAAATTAGCCGAAATAGAGAAGCACCTCGGGAAAAAACTTACTGCGGTAGGATGTATTGACTGTCATGGAAAGATTGGAGCTGAAAAGCTGGACCATGCAAAAGAATTGGTAATGCCAAGCGCCGCTCATTGCGGTGAATGCCATAAGCAAGAATTTGAGGAGTTTGAATCTGAGAAACACTACGGTATTCCTGATTGGAAGCCAGGCAGAGAAAGTCACGCAAAGGCTTATGATGCAAATCTGGACGTCGATGTATGGGCAGCACAGGATAAGAATATCGTTCAGGGCTGCGATATGTGCCATAACATCCAGCATAAGTGTGATAGCTGCCATACCCGCCATGCCTTCAGGGCATCCGAAGCGAGAAGGCCCGAGGCATGCCAAACTTGTCATAACGGGCCAGATCACCCTGATATTGAATATTACAGGGATTCTAAACATGGCTCTATCTATTTTATTGAGGGCAATAGCTGGGATTGGAATAAGCAATTAAAGGATGCTAACTACATCTCTCCTACCTGTCAATCCTGTCATATGTATTACAAAGGACAATATTCACATAATATGGTTAGGAAAGCCATCATGGGTGAAGGGGACGTGCTCTTTTATGATAATATTTTTAAAGGGATCAAACCAACAGATTATATTAAGAACAGTAAAGAACTGCAATCAAGGCGAGAAGCATGGATAGAGGTATGTGTTCAGTGCCATTCACAAAGATTTTCCCGTGATTATCTTGATTCCATGGATAAGGCATCTGATTCGATTTTCCACTATGTAAGCGATGCCTATGCTACGATTAAATCACTCTATGAAGAAGAAATACTTTACCCTATGCCCGAAAACAGGCCTAAAGCTCCTGCCCCCGTAATAGAAAAATATCCTGATCTGCTTGGCGGTTTTTATGGAGAATTCTGGGCAAAAGGAGGAAATCCGAGCAGGATTGAGAAGGACTTTTTATATATGTGGGAGAATGATGCTTTTTTGGTCAGGAAGGGTTTAGCGCACATGAATCCCAACGGCTTTACCTATATCTCATGGTCGAATTTACTCAAGAAGTACGTGGATATACAGAGTGAGGCTAATACCTTAAGGCGATTGGCTGCATTAGAGAAAAAGACAAAATTAAGGTCAAAAAAGATACGGGAGAAAAAATAA
- a CDS encoding two-component sensor kinase has translation MPASRIVFILISLLIAGLGIFVFLRNPTNGINKRFCLFSHVISIWIFFVFLVLHTTDPILATFRLKLVFSAAIFIPSTFFFFSSIFPDRKERLIDRYLSISFFVISIFLAFSSSYIVESVSFDKGWPCTKYGPLFSVFWFYFIMCMAHSFYILYRKSVNYYGIKRLQIQYLYFGVAISVFFGSITNFLLPVLGVWQVEMFVPLVSIPIPIAVAYAIAKYHLMDISVVIKRSTVYLTLSIAMSAIYFIIGVFLSSILPASEHRNTITNVVSIIVTFIAFVSARESIQHVIEKIFFHTRYSHSKILSDSTTMFSSIHDLSGLLHYAIQYLYVSVGIEKICILLKEEETKNYRLKAAINFTPEDNLFLLSQDIIATWLYQNRTVLSRDQLYRFTHSELDRVLEEKLASLNVESCVPVFQKNDLFGIIFLGKKINKKIFIQEDIQMFLAFSGQLAMAANNARLYAGLKEAKVYRDNILQSLKTGVIVMDNNSNLTLINNEAKRILGLENAGTTEIILKYLGRDAREAIRYTLNNEGECHNFEVLVERENKKTPCGMTTTSLRTEDGEKLGALIILTDLTELKLLQSEKQHSERLAYLGTLAANIAHEIKNPLVAINTYFQLLPHKKNDEEFHNDFQKIAIKEIERINRIIEDLLDLAKPSKPVLQNIDPHGAIIDTVNFLRNIAAEKGIKIITAFEEKRCQLIVDEDKIKQVLINLLQNSLDALPENGHIRVSTSLTEGLSAFKKMAKIHLNSTFFSFASLSVHNRNDKLYFVIKVSDNGIGISAEKISQIFEPFFTDKDRGTGLGLAMVYRIIKDHEGAIYVESKEGIGTDFYISLPLNRMNINNTDNFVSETTEIHSA, from the coding sequence ATGCCTGCGAGCAGAATCGTATTCATTCTTATATCTTTATTAATTGCAGGACTTGGAATCTTTGTTTTTTTAAGAAATCCTACAAATGGTATTAATAAAAGATTCTGTCTCTTTTCGCATGTTATATCAATATGGATATTCTTTGTTTTTCTTGTACTCCATACAACCGATCCAATTTTGGCTACTTTTAGACTGAAGTTAGTCTTTAGCGCTGCTATCTTTATTCCTTCTACTTTTTTCTTTTTTTCATCTATCTTTCCTGATCGAAAGGAAAGACTTATCGATAGGTACCTAAGCATATCTTTTTTTGTTATAAGTATCTTCCTGGCATTTTCTTCTTCCTATATTGTTGAATCTGTATCCTTTGACAAGGGGTGGCCTTGTACCAAGTATGGCCCATTATTTTCTGTATTTTGGTTTTATTTTATTATGTGTATGGCGCACTCTTTTTATATCCTTTACAGAAAAAGTGTTAACTATTACGGAATAAAAAGATTACAGATTCAATATTTATATTTTGGGGTAGCAATATCCGTGTTTTTTGGAAGCATCACAAATTTTCTTTTACCGGTATTAGGTGTATGGCAAGTTGAGATGTTTGTACCTCTGGTATCCATTCCTATTCCGATAGCGGTAGCCTATGCTATTGCGAAATACCACCTCATGGATATCAGCGTGGTAATCAAGCGAAGTACAGTTTACCTTACTCTATCCATTGCCATGAGTGCAATCTATTTCATTATTGGAGTATTTCTGAGTAGTATTCTTCCGGCATCAGAGCACAGGAATACCATTACTAACGTAGTATCTATAATAGTAACATTTATAGCCTTTGTGTCTGCTCGAGAATCAATCCAGCATGTTATTGAGAAGATTTTTTTCCACACCAGGTATAGCCATTCAAAGATACTGAGTGATTCTACAACAATGTTCTCTTCTATCCATGATTTGAGCGGCCTTCTTCATTATGCCATCCAGTACTTGTATGTTTCTGTAGGCATTGAAAAGATATGTATATTGCTAAAAGAAGAGGAGACCAAAAACTATAGATTAAAGGCAGCTATAAATTTTACACCTGAAGATAATTTGTTTCTCCTGAGCCAGGATATCATCGCTACGTGGCTTTACCAGAATAGAACAGTTCTTTCACGGGATCAGTTGTACCGTTTTACCCACAGCGAGCTTGACCGCGTACTAGAGGAGAAATTAGCATCCCTGAATGTCGAAAGTTGTGTTCCGGTTTTTCAAAAGAATGACCTCTTCGGTATAATTTTTTTGGGGAAGAAGATAAACAAAAAAATTTTTATCCAGGAAGATATTCAGATGTTTCTTGCCTTTTCTGGCCAATTAGCCATGGCGGCTAATAATGCCCGTCTTTATGCAGGATTGAAAGAGGCTAAAGTTTATAGAGATAATATCCTTCAGAGTCTGAAAACCGGTGTTATCGTTATGGATAATAATAGTAATCTTACTCTTATCAATAACGAAGCGAAAAGAATTCTCGGGCTGGAAAATGCCGGTACAACCGAAATAATACTTAAGTACCTTGGCAGAGATGCTCGCGAAGCGATTCGATATACCCTGAACAATGAGGGAGAATGTCATAATTTCGAAGTTCTTGTCGAACGTGAAAATAAAAAAACACCTTGTGGTATGACCACAACAAGCCTCAGGACTGAAGATGGGGAGAAGCTTGGGGCCTTAATAATTTTGACAGACCTGACAGAATTGAAGCTGCTTCAGAGCGAAAAGCAGCATTCCGAACGGTTAGCTTATCTCGGTACTCTTGCAGCCAATATTGCACATGAGATAAAAAATCCACTGGTAGCAATAAACACCTATTTTCAGCTACTTCCTCACAAGAAAAATGATGAAGAATTTCATAATGATTTTCAGAAAATTGCTATAAAAGAAATAGAGAGGATTAATAGAATTATTGAAGATTTATTAGATTTGGCAAAACCTTCTAAACCCGTCCTGCAGAATATAGATCCTCATGGCGCCATAATAGATACCGTAAATTTTCTCAGGAATATTGCTGCAGAGAAAGGTATTAAAATAATTACCGCCTTTGAGGAAAAAAGATGCCAGCTTATTGTAGATGAAGATAAGATAAAGCAGGTGCTGATAAATCTTCTGCAGAATAGTCTTGATGCGCTGCCAGAAAACGGGCATATCAGGGTAAGCACAAGCTTGACAGAAGGTCTTTCTGCGTTTAAGAAAATGGCAAAAATACATCTGAATAGCACTTTCTTTTCCTTCGCTTCACTTTCAGTGCACAATCGAAATGACAAACTATATTTTGTTATTAAGGTCTCAGATAACGGCATCGGAATTTCTGCCGAGAAAATCTCACAGATCTTTGAGCCTTTCTTTACTGATAAGGATAGAGGCACAGGGCTTGGACTCGCTATGGTATACAGAATTATAAAAGATCATGAAGGAGCTATCTACGTAGAAAGCAAAGAGGGCATTGGAACTGATTTTTATATTAGCCTGCCTTTAAATCGCATGAACATAAATAACACAGATAATTTCGTATCAGAGACAACAGAGATACATTCAGCATAA
- a CDS encoding transposase: MKQQKRDVKKLAGTDKRPLQEQKKKKSKKDYRVRNWSEYTEALRQRGSLDVWIDEGVQEKWNAEPTGQRGSPPTYSDLAITSTLQLGIVFHQRLRQTEGLVKSLFRLMNIPLKVPDYSTLSRRGETVGISLAKEKKENLVLVLDSSGLKVYGEGEWKVRQHGYTKRRTWRKIHLSITPDGEIRAQELTENSTGDSEVVDKLLSQEESRIDTFAGDGSYDKRKVYESCKRRGILRILIPPRKDAKIWQHGNCSTEPHVRDETIRHIRRTSLRQWKERVGYHVRSLVENAIFRFKTIFGDRLYARNLAQQRTEVGIKASVLNRMMKLGMPESYAIS, from the coding sequence ATGAAGCAACAGAAACGGGACGTAAAGAAACTAGCAGGAACAGATAAAAGGCCGCTCCAAGAACAGAAAAAGAAGAAATCAAAGAAGGACTACCGGGTAAGAAACTGGTCAGAGTATACAGAGGCATTAAGACAAAGAGGGTCTCTTGATGTATGGATAGACGAGGGGGTACAAGAGAAATGGAATGCAGAGCCAACGGGCCAAAGAGGGTCTCCCCCTACGTATAGTGATCTGGCCATAACATCAACGCTTCAGTTGGGTATCGTATTTCATCAAAGACTTCGTCAAACAGAAGGATTAGTCAAATCACTGTTTCGGCTCATGAATATCCCTCTGAAGGTTCCTGATTATTCAACCCTGTCTCGAAGAGGTGAAACAGTGGGAATTTCTTTAGCGAAAGAGAAGAAAGAGAATCTGGTATTAGTCCTTGATAGCAGTGGGTTAAAGGTCTATGGGGAAGGGGAATGGAAGGTAAGACAGCATGGATATACCAAGAGAAGAACATGGAGAAAGATTCATTTGTCCATTACTCCTGATGGAGAGATAAGAGCACAAGAGCTTACCGAGAATAGTACTGGTGATTCAGAGGTAGTAGATAAGCTTCTAAGCCAGGAAGAGTCAAGGATTGATACCTTTGCCGGTGATGGCTCCTATGATAAGAGGAAGGTCTATGAGAGTTGTAAGAGAAGAGGGATTCTCAGAATACTTATTCCTCCGAGGAAGGATGCAAAGATATGGCAGCATGGCAACTGCAGTACAGAGCCACATGTCCGAGATGAGACGATAAGGCATATCAGAAGAACTTCCCTAAGACAGTGGAAAGAGCGTGTTGGTTACCACGTCCGCTCTCTGGTTGAGAATGCGATATTTCGATTCAAAACCATCTTTGGCGATAGGCTTTATGCCAGAAATCTTGCTCAACAAAGAACAGAAGTAGGTATCAAGGCATCTGTTTTAAACCGTATGATGAAATTAGGAATGCCGGAAAGTTATGCGATCTCATAA
- a CDS encoding two-component sensor kinase, with protein sequence MYSFLVVSNDNSVCNFFKKNLDGDYIVYAARTPDEALQIFLDRDIDVTFLDILLSDDGANKLLETLRQANQDPMIVTLIPESQPTLSEEAIKLGAYEFLEKPFKKETIQLVAKRALEKQELKRELGFIQSQIKSLKPEDTRSSELTFNKQPTVSNLHLAYKEVFQKFSKALTQVYDLGKLADSIVDAIADIFKVGKIVFMLVNKHEGLSRPYRCLGFDEVTARSIFFTNNQGIILWLSKNHQILNKDVIDREITTNKLTMREVINVQKEINLLQAQLCIPIFANGNLSCVIALGNKITGKVFFDEDIELLSMLAGYIGMAVENAFLYQEVNLRKIHNENVLENIPYGIIAINTAYKINTFNRSASKMLNISSHDVLGKDVKYIGSLFADFLLRTLKEKKTYKMKEVTHPVTQATYDVSTSLLLDSYTEIGAIMIFSDLSEVVKLETKIKELEKLVIGYLGNSENAIPHDVTQAVTDLSKDWISERQRLSLKQDS encoded by the coding sequence ATGTACTCTTTTCTCGTAGTCTCAAATGATAATTCAGTTTGCAATTTTTTTAAAAAGAATTTAGATGGAGACTATATAGTTTATGCTGCCAGAACACCTGACGAAGCATTACAAATATTCCTCGATAGAGACATAGATGTAACTTTCCTTGATATTCTTTTATCTGATGATGGGGCAAATAAATTGTTGGAAACGCTTCGCCAGGCAAATCAAGACCCAATGATTGTTACGTTAATTCCAGAATCGCAACCAACATTATCTGAAGAGGCTATAAAATTGGGAGCTTATGAATTTCTTGAAAAACCTTTTAAAAAAGAAACAATACAGCTTGTTGCAAAGAGAGCGCTGGAAAAACAGGAACTTAAAAGAGAGCTTGGTTTCATCCAATCACAAATAAAAAGTTTAAAACCCGAAGATACTAGATCTTCTGAGTTAACATTTAATAAACAGCCAACCGTTAGTAATCTGCACCTGGCATACAAAGAAGTCTTCCAGAAATTCTCGAAGGCATTAACGCAGGTTTATGACCTTGGGAAGCTTGCTGATTCGATTGTTGATGCAATTGCTGATATATTCAAAGTGGGAAAAATAGTGTTTATGCTGGTAAATAAACATGAGGGTCTTAGCAGGCCTTATCGTTGTCTGGGTTTTGATGAAGTAACTGCCAGAAGTATTTTCTTTACCAACAACCAGGGTATCATATTATGGCTATCCAAGAACCATCAGATATTAAATAAGGATGTTATAGATAGAGAAATTACCACGAATAAATTAACTATGCGTGAAGTAATAAATGTACAGAAGGAAATAAATCTTTTGCAAGCGCAATTATGTATACCTATCTTTGCTAATGGAAATCTCAGTTGTGTAATCGCCTTGGGTAATAAGATTACCGGTAAGGTGTTTTTTGATGAGGATATTGAATTATTATCTATGTTGGCAGGATACATAGGCATGGCTGTGGAGAATGCATTCCTTTATCAGGAGGTAAATCTCAGGAAAATTCATAATGAGAATGTATTGGAAAATATTCCTTACGGTATAATTGCTATAAATACAGCATATAAGATTAACACCTTCAATAGAAGTGCTTCAAAGATGTTAAATATTTCTTCTCATGATGTATTGGGAAAGGATGTTAAGTATATTGGCTCTCTCTTTGCCGATTTTCTCCTGAGAACTTTAAAAGAGAAAAAAACATATAAGATGAAAGAGGTCACACATCCGGTTACCCAAGCTACTTATGATGTCAGTACATCTTTATTGTTAGACTCTTATACAGAAATTGGCGCAATTATGATATTTTCAGATCTGAGCGAGGTTGTAAAATTAGAAACAAAGATAAAGGAATTAGAAAAATTAGTAATCGGATATTTAGGTAACTCTGAGAATGCAATTCCTCATGATGTAACACAGGCGGTTACCGATCTGTCTAAAGATTGGATTTCCGAACGTCAACGGTTAAGTTTAAAGCAGGATTCATAG